In the Danio rerio strain Tuebingen ecotype United States chromosome 8, GRCz12tu, whole genome shotgun sequence genome, one interval contains:
- the LOC141375854 gene encoding E3 ubiquitin-protein ligase RBBP6-like isoform X2 — MSCVHYRFQSRLTYDSLQFEGLNISAGELKRQIMRSKRLKFCQLKISNAQTDEEYTDDALIPKNTSVIIRRIPAAGLKSSNRRFVGHQAGRWREPSPRADPSLLSLEQLLKTENLAEAKASEEDKLKAVMYQSSLCYYSSRAAAPRRTSASGRAQGFPAASCWRWTTQTERES; from the exons atgtcttgtgttcactacaggttccagagtcgactcacctacgactcgctccagtttgaaggcctcaacatcagcgcgggggagctgaagcggcagatcatgaggagcaagaggctgaagttctgccagctgaagatcagcaacgcccagactgatgaag aatacacagatgatgctctcatccctaaaaacacgtcggtcatcatcagacggatccctgcggcgggactgaagtcctcaaacagaagatttgttgg acatcaagctggacgctggcgtgaaccttcacctagagctgatccttcactcctctcactggagcagttgttgaag actgagaatctggctgaggcaaaggcgtcagaggaggacaagctgaaagcggtgatgtaccagtccagcctgtgctactactccagcag ggcagccgctccgcgccgcacaagcgcatccggaagagcacagggattccccgcagcttcctgttggaggtggacgacccagaccgaaagggagtcatga
- the LOC141375854 gene encoding E3 ubiquitin-protein ligase RBBP6-like isoform X1 — protein sequence MSCVHYRFQSRLTYDSLQFEGLNISAGELKRQIMRSKRLKFCQLKISNAQTDEEYTDDALIPKNTSVIIRRIPAAGLKSSNRRFVGHQAGRWREPSPRADPSLLSLEQLLKTENLAEAKASEEDKLKAVMYQSSLCYYSSSEAMRLLGIPGHHIRHCPTNVGSRSAPHKRIRKSTGIPRSFLLEVDDPDRKGVMIDGSGRYVIPIIDAEAYAAEKRKRPSFSCQTEPLPSSSSAGAASSVRDAGGKRSRSPSSPETRGDQKRPRR from the exons atgtcttgtgttcactacaggttccagagtcgactcacctacgactcgctccagtttgaaggcctcaacatcagcgcgggggagctgaagcggcagatcatgaggagcaagaggctgaagttctgccagctgaagatcagcaacgcccagactgatgaag aatacacagatgatgctctcatccctaaaaacacgtcggtcatcatcagacggatccctgcggcgggactgaagtcctcaaacagaagatttgttgg acatcaagctggacgctggcgtgaaccttcacctagagctgatccttcactcctctcactggagcagttgttgaag actgagaatctggctgaggcaaaggcgtcagaggaggacaagctgaaagcggtgatgtaccagtccagcctgtgctactactccagcag tgaggccatgaggctgcttgggatcccgggacaccacattaggcactgccccactaatgtg ggcagccgctccgcgccgcacaagcgcatccggaagagcacagggattccccgcagcttcctgttggaggtggacgacccagaccgaaagggagtcatgatagacggcagcggccgatacgtcattcccatcatagacgc tgaggcctatgctgctgagaagagaaagaggccgtccttctcctgccagaccgagcctttgccctcctcgtcctcagcaggtgcggcatcttcggtccgggacgccggagggaaacggtcccgctccccatcttcaccagagacgcgcggcgaccagaagagaccacgtcgctga